In the genome of Nonlabens sp. MB-3u-79, one region contains:
- a CDS encoding ABC transporter permease: MINWSVILSIAKTHLLSRFKQTAVAALGVTFGIGSYITLVCFMTGLNGMLDSLILNQTPHIHVFNEIEPSQRQPISYDDALVNGFNIVHSIKPKQNQLRITNALPLLQYLNKNPDILSVLPQVKTQVFYKSGAIEIGGLITGIDPLKESQFSNLDDYILNGSSQSLINSSNGILLGSGIAKKMALKVGDRIQIMTPSNELLSLKIVGLFQTGIAEIDDSRSYTKISKVQQILMQPKNYITDLNIKLKDITQASRIAQEIAAQYHLNAVDINTANAQFETGTTIRNLITYAVSITLLIVAGFGIYNILNMLIYEKMNDIAILKATGFSGIDVQYIFMSQALIIGIIGGILGLLLGLGLTLLIDQTPFNTEALPTITTYPINNNPVFYLIGIVFALFSTFLAGVLPSRKARNIDPVSIIRGQ; the protein is encoded by the coding sequence ATGATTAATTGGTCTGTCATATTAAGTATTGCAAAAACACATCTCCTCAGCAGATTTAAACAAACTGCTGTGGCCGCGTTAGGGGTGACATTTGGGATAGGTTCTTACATCACATTAGTTTGTTTTATGACAGGTCTGAACGGCATGTTGGACAGTCTTATTCTTAATCAAACACCACATATACATGTCTTTAATGAGATTGAACCATCACAAAGACAGCCTATAAGTTACGATGATGCACTGGTGAATGGCTTCAACATCGTTCACTCCATTAAGCCCAAACAAAACCAGCTGCGCATTACAAATGCTTTGCCGCTCCTGCAATACCTGAACAAAAATCCAGACATATTAAGTGTATTACCCCAAGTTAAAACCCAAGTCTTTTATAAATCTGGAGCCATAGAAATAGGTGGCTTAATTACAGGAATAGATCCATTAAAAGAATCTCAATTTTCTAATCTTGATGATTATATTTTAAATGGCTCTTCTCAGAGTTTGATAAATAGCAGTAATGGTATTTTACTAGGTTCTGGAATTGCAAAGAAGATGGCCCTTAAAGTTGGTGACCGTATTCAAATCATGACACCTAGTAACGAGTTGCTTTCTTTAAAAATTGTAGGATTATTTCAAACAGGAATTGCAGAAATAGATGATAGTAGAAGCTATACTAAAATATCCAAAGTGCAACAGATTTTAATGCAACCTAAAAATTACATTACCGATTTAAACATCAAACTTAAAGATATCACACAAGCTTCTAGAATTGCCCAAGAAATAGCGGCACAATACCATCTTAATGCTGTTGATATCAATACCGCAAATGCACAATTTGAGACAGGTACTACCATACGTAATTTAATTACCTATGCCGTCTCCATTACTTTATTGATCGTTGCTGGTTTTGGGATTTACAACATTCTCAACATGCTTATTTATGAAAAAATGAATGACATCGCTATTCTAAAAGCTACTGGTTTCTCTGGTATAGATGTACAGTACATTTTTATGAGTCAGGCGTTAATTATAGGCATTATAGGTGGTATTCTAGGTCTTTTATTAGGTCTAGGATTAACGCTTCTTATTGACCAGACCCCTTTTAATACTGAAGCCCTTCCGACCATAACGACCTATCCTATCAACAACAACCCTGTATTTTATTTGATAGGAATCGTATTTGCTCTTTTTTCCACCTTTCTAGCAGGCGTATTACCATCGAGAAAGGCTAGAAATATTGATCCCGTATCTATCATAAGAGGCCAATAA
- a CDS encoding ABC transporter ATP-binding protein: protein MKYILEARNIDKYFKKPMSFQVLKDISFGIKKGEFTSIMGKSGCGKSTLLYILSTMDTDYKGALYFNNSLITGQDKKFLSRFRNEHIGFVFQFHYLLAEFSVLENVMLPAKKLAKFSNEEIEFKAIEKLRMLGIEKLALKKASQISGGEKQRVAIARALINEPSIIMGDEPTGNLDSHNASNVFDIFKELSLNDGLSLLIVTHDHDFANKTDRIIEMSDGRIIDGLS, encoded by the coding sequence ATGAAATACATTCTCGAAGCCCGAAATATCGATAAATATTTTAAAAAACCCATGTCTTTTCAAGTTCTTAAAGACATTTCCTTCGGTATCAAAAAAGGAGAATTTACATCGATCATGGGTAAATCTGGTTGTGGAAAATCTACCTTATTGTATATTCTCTCCACCATGGATACCGACTATAAAGGAGCCTTGTATTTTAACAACAGCCTAATTACAGGTCAGGATAAAAAGTTCTTATCTCGTTTTAGAAATGAGCACATAGGTTTTGTATTCCAGTTTCATTATTTACTAGCTGAATTTAGCGTACTAGAGAACGTCATGTTACCTGCAAAAAAATTAGCTAAATTTTCCAATGAGGAAATAGAATTTAAAGCAATCGAAAAGCTGAGAATGTTAGGGATTGAAAAACTGGCTCTTAAAAAAGCTTCACAAATATCTGGTGGTGAAAAACAGCGGGTAGCTATTGCCAGAGCTCTTATCAATGAACCTTCAATTATTATGGGGGATGAACCTACAGGTAATTTAGACAGTCACAATGCATCAAATGTTTTTGATATTTTTAAAGAGCTGAGTCTAAATGACGGGTTGTCATTACTCATCGTCACGCATGACCATGATTTTGCAAATAAAACAGATCGTATTATCGAGATGAGTGATGGTCGTATTATTGATGGTTTATCATAA
- a CDS encoding patatin-like phospholipase family protein, protein MKIGLALSGGIKGIAHIGTLKAINEQGIKIDQISGTSAGAIVGALYAAGHSWEDILEFFTQTSVFDISKFAYGKPGFIDTIKFEKDLRHYLPDNSFEKLNIPLTITATEIKSGKLKVFQQGELIQPILASFAFPGVLTPIEIDGTFYFDGGVIDDFPVEYLMDSCDYIIGSYANPLTDISIASLEHSYQVLNRAFEINLHHRAHKKFHNCDILICPQDLSHYTTFSIRNINNIFELGYREAHQQLLHFKNKLEY, encoded by the coding sequence ATGAAAATAGGATTGGCACTTTCTGGTGGTATCAAAGGCATTGCTCATATAGGCACCCTCAAAGCAATCAATGAACAGGGTATTAAAATAGATCAGATCTCAGGAACCAGTGCTGGAGCTATAGTAGGCGCCCTGTATGCAGCAGGACATTCTTGGGAAGATATTTTAGAGTTCTTTACTCAAACTTCTGTTTTTGATATTAGTAAGTTTGCTTACGGCAAGCCTGGATTTATAGACACTATAAAGTTTGAGAAAGATTTGAGACATTACCTACCAGATAATTCTTTTGAAAAATTAAACATACCTCTCACCATTACAGCCACCGAAATTAAAAGTGGAAAGTTAAAAGTTTTTCAACAAGGCGAGCTTATACAACCGATCCTCGCCTCATTCGCTTTCCCAGGTGTTCTCACGCCCATAGAGATCGATGGTACTTTCTACTTTGACGGTGGCGTGATCGATGATTTTCCAGTAGAGTATTTAATGGATTCGTGTGATTATATCATAGGATCTTATGCAAATCCATTGACTGATATTTCTATAGCATCTTTAGAACATTCCTATCAAGTTCTCAATAGAGCCTTTGAAATAAATCTGCATCATCGAGCACATAAGAAATTTCATAACTGTGATATTCTGATATGTCCGCAAGACTTGTCTCATTATACCACATTCAGCATACGTAACATCAATAACATATTTGAACTGGGATATCGAGAAGCTCATCAACAACTCCTACACTTTAAAAATAAACTAGAATATTAA
- a CDS encoding MlaD family protein produces MVKTAKQKWNLGVFVVISTTLLILALYFIGKRQHLFQNNMILKAEFQNVNGLQIGNNVRFSGIDVGTVSEIMMTSDSTILVEMRIKKQTLTFIHKNAIASIGSDGLVGNMIVNIAPKKGNALPVITGDTLQTSNKIATDDMLSTLSVTNQNAALLTEDLLKITSQILEGEGTLALLLNDPQTANDLQESVAQIKRSTALASKSLSEIQEFSKLLNKEGTVAYTLFSDSISGNTVQNAIKNVEVSSEQLVVVTEQLQSFLTEVENSKGTLNYIINDTLLPKDIEATVREIQQSSERLNQNMEALQHNILFRGYFNKLERKARKEAANKAAIKQGE; encoded by the coding sequence ATGGTAAAAACAGCAAAACAAAAATGGAATCTAGGTGTTTTTGTAGTTATCTCAACTACACTTCTTATTTTGGCACTCTATTTCATAGGTAAGCGGCAGCATTTATTTCAAAATAATATGATTCTTAAAGCAGAGTTCCAAAATGTAAACGGACTCCAAATAGGTAATAACGTGCGCTTTTCTGGTATTGATGTAGGAACGGTTAGCGAAATAATGATGACATCAGATTCTACTATACTAGTAGAAATGCGCATAAAAAAGCAAACCCTGACTTTTATACATAAAAATGCGATTGCTTCTATTGGGTCTGATGGTCTAGTAGGTAATATGATCGTTAATATTGCACCTAAAAAAGGCAATGCTTTACCTGTAATAACTGGCGATACCTTGCAGACCAGCAATAAAATTGCGACTGACGATATGCTTTCTACTTTGAGCGTGACCAATCAAAATGCGGCGCTGCTCACGGAGGATTTACTTAAAATAACATCCCAAATATTAGAAGGAGAAGGAACACTTGCCTTGCTTTTAAATGATCCACAAACCGCAAATGATTTACAAGAATCTGTAGCCCAAATAAAACGCAGCACAGCGCTAGCTTCAAAAAGTTTAAGCGAGATTCAAGAGTTTTCAAAACTATTAAATAAAGAAGGAACTGTTGCCTACACGCTATTTTCAGACTCTATTTCTGGAAATACGGTACAGAATGCGATTAAAAATGTAGAGGTCTCCAGTGAGCAATTAGTTGTTGTGACAGAACAATTGCAAAGCTTCCTGACGGAGGTTGAAAACAGCAAAGGAACGCTTAACTATATCATAAACGATACGCTTCTCCCTAAAGATATTGAGGCCACCGTTCGCGAAATCCAACAAAGTAGTGAGCGTTTAAATCAAAACATGGAAGCTTTACAACATAATATTCTTTTTAGAGGATATTTCAATAAACTTGAGCGAAAAGCTCGAAAGGAGGCTGCAAATAAAGCCGCTATAAAACAAGGTGAATAA
- a CDS encoding ABC transporter ATP-binding protein encodes MTDSMEHREVVLAISELQKSFGTNKVLDHFNLQLFKGENLVVMGKSGSGKSVMVKCLVGLMEADSGRITIKNKDITSLNQESLDMLRTEIGFLFQGSALYDSMTVRENLEFPLRKHKKRLHIHETTEKLVQQALKSVGLLNAIDLMPNELSGGMKRRVALARALILNPSIIIYDEPTTGLDPITAKEIIALMKSIQDSYGTSALIITHDVDCARVVADRVILLIQGKNYIEGTFQELFSSTDPQVRAFFK; translated from the coding sequence ATGACAGATAGTATGGAACATAGAGAGGTCGTTTTAGCAATAAGCGAGTTGCAAAAATCCTTTGGTACTAATAAAGTACTGGATCATTTTAACCTCCAATTGTTCAAAGGTGAAAACCTCGTTGTCATGGGGAAATCCGGATCTGGAAAATCAGTAATGGTGAAGTGTCTCGTAGGTCTTATGGAAGCAGATAGTGGCCGCATTACCATTAAAAATAAGGACATTACATCTTTAAATCAGGAATCGCTGGATATGTTACGCACAGAAATAGGTTTTCTCTTTCAAGGAAGTGCTTTGTATGATTCTATGACGGTAAGAGAAAATTTAGAATTTCCATTGCGCAAACACAAAAAACGCTTGCACATACATGAAACTACTGAAAAGCTGGTCCAACAGGCATTAAAAAGTGTAGGGCTTTTAAATGCTATAGATCTTATGCCTAATGAGCTGTCTGGAGGAATGAAAAGAAGAGTAGCTCTTGCACGAGCATTAATATTAAACCCTAGTATTATCATTTATGATGAGCCTACTACTGGATTAGATCCTATAACAGCAAAGGAAATAATTGCACTGATGAAGAGTATTCAAGACAGTTATGGCACCTCTGCACTGATCATTACACACGATGTGGATTGTGCTCGAGTGGTTGCAGACCGAGTTATTTTACTGATACAGGGGAAGAATTATATCGAGGGAACCTTTCAAGAACTATTCAGCAGCACAGATCCTCAAGTGCGTGCTTTTTTTAAATAA
- a CDS encoding MlaE family ABC transporter permease, translated as MASSLNIADKTHNVLVEIGDMTLFVKRYFKSFFTIPFEWRELLRQCYVVGNKSLLLVAVTGFILGLVFTLQSRPTLAQFGAVSWMPSMVGISIVREIGPVITALVCAGKIASGMGAEIGSMRVTEQIDAMEVSGTNPFKYLVVTRITATTLMLPLLIIFGDAVALFGSALVEYLKGGVSFVLYFNKVFDAITFNDVVPATIKSFFFGFVIGLVGCYKGYYCEKGTAGVGKASNSAVVYASMILFVVDFIAVFISDIFFEI; from the coding sequence ATGGCCTCATCTTTAAACATAGCAGATAAAACTCATAACGTACTTGTCGAAATAGGCGATATGACTTTATTTGTAAAAAGATATTTTAAATCTTTTTTTACGATACCATTTGAATGGAGGGAGTTATTGAGGCAATGCTATGTAGTAGGAAACAAATCATTGCTCTTAGTAGCGGTGACCGGCTTTATTCTAGGTCTGGTTTTCACTTTACAATCCAGACCTACACTAGCACAGTTTGGCGCGGTTTCATGGATGCCATCGATGGTAGGTATCTCTATAGTAAGAGAAATAGGGCCAGTCATTACAGCGCTGGTTTGTGCAGGAAAAATAGCCTCCGGCATGGGAGCAGAGATAGGTTCCATGAGGGTGACAGAACAAATAGACGCCATGGAAGTTTCTGGTACCAACCCCTTTAAATATTTAGTGGTGACTCGTATAACAGCGACAACCTTAATGTTGCCGCTGCTCATCATCTTTGGCGATGCAGTAGCCTTGTTTGGTTCTGCGCTGGTAGAGTATTTAAAAGGAGGTGTTTCTTTTGTATTGTATTTTAATAAAGTTTTTGATGCGATCACATTTAATGATGTGGTACCAGCAACCATAAAGTCGTTTTTCTTTGGTTTTGTAATAGGTTTAGTAGGATGTTATAAGGGTTATTATTGTGAGAAAGGAACTGCAGGAGTGGGAAAAGCATCTAACTCTGCTGTAGTCTATGCCTCTATGATTCTTTTTGTGGTAGACTTTATTGCCGTTTTTATATCAGATATATTTTTTGAAATATGA
- a CDS encoding universal stress protein has product MNNILLLTDFTLKSENAHEYALKLFKGQKCNFHLLSIQKFWEYTMDDLMIANPKDNISSALLGDNMASLKEAKEQLIKQTKKEDFNFHTIVDYDVFTTAINDAVENYNIDLIVCGTNGKSDIMESIFSSHTLRIIHNTECPLLAVPEGFVFVNPRNIEYLLDYDDLFDECGKDPFLQLVKKCKSIIHVMRLNYGFVIESIDYKKEQEDIIKYFHGTPVVYEIHIDEEPIAVIEESMQRLAIQMQVLSAHKESFIDRIFSNSHLSKIVNMARLPILILRTCHQ; this is encoded by the coding sequence ATGAATAACATTTTACTACTTACCGATTTTACTCTGAAATCTGAAAACGCACATGAGTATGCCCTAAAGCTTTTTAAAGGCCAAAAATGTAATTTTCACCTGTTGAGTATTCAAAAATTTTGGGAATATACCATGGATGACCTCATGATAGCAAATCCTAAAGATAATATTTCTTCGGCCTTGCTAGGAGATAATATGGCAAGCCTTAAAGAGGCCAAAGAGCAGCTGATAAAGCAAACTAAAAAAGAAGATTTTAATTTTCATACTATAGTGGATTATGATGTTTTTACAACTGCCATTAATGATGCCGTAGAGAACTACAACATTGATTTGATCGTATGCGGCACCAATGGTAAGAGCGATATTATGGAGTCTATATTTAGTTCGCACACCTTGCGCATTATACACAACACGGAGTGTCCATTGCTGGCGGTTCCAGAAGGCTTTGTGTTTGTAAACCCGAGAAACATTGAGTATTTATTGGATTATGATGATTTATTTGACGAATGTGGAAAAGATCCTTTTTTACAGCTCGTTAAAAAATGTAAATCAATCATACATGTAATGCGTCTTAATTATGGTTTTGTCATTGAATCTATTGATTATAAAAAGGAACAGGAGGACATTATAAAATACTTTCACGGTACCCCAGTGGTTTATGAAATTCATATAGACGAAGAACCCATTGCTGTAATTGAAGAATCTATGCAAAGACTAGCTATTCAAATGCAAGTCCTGTCGGCCCATAAAGAATCTTTTATCGATCGCATATTTTCTAATTCTCATCTGTCAAAAATTGTCAATATGGCAAGGCTACCTATTTTAATATTAAGGACTTGTCATCAGTAA